A DNA window from Candidatus Neomarinimicrobiota bacterium contains the following coding sequences:
- a CDS encoding threonylcarbamoyl-AMP synthase: MRIEIHGNTINDRIVDQAVDILKNGGLIIYPTDTVYGLGCDITQKASIERIYRVKGMEKQKPLSFVCSDIKDISKYAKISTSNYRNLRKYLPGPYTFILPGTREVPKALLSKQKTVGVRIPDHPLTLAIVKALGNPIISTSVNISAKSFASDPQEFSEYYEGQVDLILDSGPTWAELSSVIDMTDDDQPVVIREGQGDVSWCLT; this comes from the coding sequence ATGAGAATTGAGATTCACGGAAATACTATTAATGATCGAATTGTCGATCAAGCCGTGGATATTCTCAAAAATGGCGGTCTGATCATCTATCCCACTGACACTGTTTATGGGCTGGGATGTGATATCACCCAAAAAGCCAGTATCGAAAGAATCTACCGGGTCAAGGGGATGGAGAAACAAAAACCCCTGAGCTTTGTCTGCTCAGATATTAAAGATATTTCCAAATATGCAAAAATATCTACCTCTAATTATCGAAACCTGCGGAAGTATCTTCCCGGGCCTTATACATTTATCCTGCCAGGGACTAGAGAAGTCCCCAAAGCACTGCTATCAAAACAGAAAACAGTAGGGGTAAGAATCCCTGATCATCCTCTCACTCTGGCCATTGTAAAAGCTCTGGGGAATCCCATTATTTCAACCAGTGTCAATATCAGTGCAAAGAGTTTTGCAAGTGATCCCCAGGAATTTTCGGAGTATTATGAAGGCCAGGTCGATCTTATTCTGGATTCGGGCCCGACCTGGGCAGAGTTATCCTCTGTGATTGATATGACCGATGATGATCAGCCCGTTGTGATCCGTGAAGGACAGGGCGATGTCAGTTGGTGTCTGACATAA